From a region of the Syngnathus typhle isolate RoL2023-S1 ecotype Sweden linkage group LG12, RoL_Styp_1.0, whole genome shotgun sequence genome:
- the ttc28 gene encoding tetratricopeptide repeat protein 28 isoform X3 has translation MIKWQPRRKAYFRQAVALQHLGRHGDALAAFASGLARDPKSPQLLTAMMEAAMKSPLRDSLEPAYRQLQSLKLERSPFMVVSLVGQELLTHGLHAAAAEALEAALQIGTCSLKMRGSVFSALGAAYWSLGRAEKSLAYMRRDLDVARTLGEQAGECRARGNLGAALFSKGRYREALANHRQQLILAMKLKHKEAAFQALRGLGHAYTAMGDYPNALASHKQCVALAKQNGCRLSEARQLGDTGAVYTAMGDVAGALRCHQEHLDIAKSLGNRREEARAYSNLGSAYHAQRDYDKAVTYHSRVLKLARELGDGDGGGRVEMRALAGLGHAARCVQDLDGALRYHRRQLEIAEELGDPGARGRASSNLGIVHQMRGDYHLALKSHKADLLCAQEVGDYAAQGRAYGNMGNAYHALGLYEQAAGFHRQELNISLEVNDRASQASTHGNLAAAYQALGAPDRALQHYLRHLSVSRELGDVQSQARALANLGNFHCCRGHYEEALPYYRQYLLLAPGLGDPEAQGKVCHNLAYGHFCLGHYQDAVRYYQQDLALAMELQDKLAQAKAYCNLGLAHKALGEFSRAQECHNHLLQIAKALDNTKAIFRALGNLGDVSICQDDLQGAAGFYRQQLSLAHQFSDQKMEADAYSALGSVHRLLGQPDTSLSFHSRELTLRKDLGDPGGECRALARLAAVHADLGDGDTSLQCYEAQLGLARQRLRDTRQEAQVLGNMANAEMNAGRFEEAVGFLEQQLAALRRSGSGDAVQHRGQAYGNMAKCYVALGDFDEAVRCYHEALTVARSLERVQDQAEAYRGLADAHRSAGNLQQALVCLEKRLVAAHQLGGPVGGEARAYGDLGALHGQMGNYEPALSCLERGLAIARSAGDKSLEAEASDELGRLYQLMGDYETALQWHRRSLDMAERAGCVRVQTRASANLGVTYEALGDYQQALLLQEQHLSMAAQTSDLLSKSRAYGGLGRIHHALGNATQAVAYLREGLRLAERSAGREDEAEMRHRLGLSLWAAGNLAEARRQLHRASLLFESVGRETQHGADRKRALLELQTDSYQALQRVLVSLGHVEEALAVAERARRRTFAHLPVGSDRRASVTVERILETVDSQKATVLYFSLARGFLHSWLLAPGSGVVEFNQARLGADDAPEFRDGSSLREGGRRSLEQYVCAAREVLGVDGNLSRMNVGSETESRAGEAAERRFDDELDGYLSVASADNVSNSAGVSPAEDGSSSPRRRRLGVDASPLAALYDLLIAPMEAALLRAGGPAGPRRQLVLVLDGDLYLVPFALLKGSSSAEFLYQMFTLLCVPSLASLRASGPPAPPCRLAGSGLVLVGAPGPWRGHSWAPPPSARDEALCLGERLGCVQLAHATKERALAALAQAQCVHFATHVSWKPAALVLDPGGEEEEGGRCVTAASPEGTKACVGEDACESRPPLRDFLLTAEEILELNLSVKLVVLRSYPESGVRLTCDGLSGLTGAFLWAGVRCVCVSLWATPPPAAKLFMQSFYSALLEGAAASAALAGAMSTLRDSKDFADPFNWAGYLLMGGDVRLNGPESALRRALAEVLCHADRARDTLRVLLHLVEKSLQRIHSGHTKLLYTSQQSVDDKVGGVPGWRPLLTAVGFRLDAGGSGRPAAVFFPTSDPGERLQRCSLTMQALLGLSAAAFEALCKLVSAPQAGEPLVREVSEPTALRLCQSDFCFLLLCFHTRQLHQVLLPLQLQSRDGQSDQSPADVLVSLSVRAWRLPGCHEFLAALGFDLCQVGREDVVLKTGKRASRRVMALALRSLLALFDSADLPERVGTYGSSSLESLSPSPPTPQPTSYPASPPRPSLCPDAPSADAISVYSLGSLASSLGFWPRPEPAGSDVVSRCSQAQEGAATPRRSGRLANLGKGEAGDEDHRGYAIISSEPLRPEDRCATVKEPRRTQEVSSPQRSKAKMSGREEAGGGIPAGQLDPEELTRKILEETRVHMRAVEILQRTPGRRSLSTPVTPILSRGARAFQPSETSAFSRPPSRTSLASASLGPLSPRPPCRSSSLQKLAPPSSPKHLAGRASSLHLKAPAARDCHDKPSPDTESRVKPSTGSKCHPKAVSSESHPKFSLAPPPSSTTTATATVPRFKSFKAARQDEGASPARLLPAKKMSTVKKDILGLLDLSSRHKSSETSDRLPSVDSKAPSASKASKRTKFPSGYKFLAGHFFPSSKC, from the exons ATGATCAAGTGGCAACCCCGCAGGAAG GCCTACTTCCGCCAGGCGGTGGCGCTGCAGCACCTGGGTCGCCACGGAGACGCCCTGGCGGCCTTTGCCTCGGGCCTGGCTCGGGACCCCAAGAGTCCGCAGCTTCTGACGGCCAtgatggaggccgccatgaagTCGCCCCTCCGAG ATTCTCTGGAGCCCGCCTACCGGCAGCTGCAAAGCCTGAAGCTGGAGCGCAGCCCCTTCATGGTGGTGTCGCTGGTCGGACAGGAGCTGCTGACGCACGGCctgcacgccgccgccgccgaggcgTTGGAAGCGGCCCTGCAGATCGGCACGTGCTCGCTGAAGATGCGCGGTTCCGTCTTCTCGGCGCTCGGCGCGGCTTACTGGTCGCTCGGCCGTGCCGAGAAGAGCCTGGCCTACATGCGACGGGACCTGGACGTGGCCCGCACCTTAG GTGAGCAAGCGGGCGAATGCCGAGCCCGCGGCAACCTTGGCGCCGCCCTCTTCTCCAAAGGCCGTTACCGAGAGGCGCTGGCCAATCACAGGCAGCAACTGATTCTGGCCATGAAGCTGAAGCACAAAGAG GCAGCGTTCCAAGCTCTCCGAGGGTTGGGCCACGCGTACACGGCCATGGGCGACTACCCCAATGCGCTAGCCAGCCACAAGCAGTGCGTCGCGCTGGCcaagcaaaatggctgccggCTGTCCGAGGCCCGGCAGCTGGGCGACACGGGCGCTGTGTACACCGCCATGGGAGACGTCGCCGGCGCCCTGCGGTGCCACCAGGAACACTTGGACATCGCCAAG AGTCTGGGGAACCGGCGCGAGGAGGCTCGGGCTTACAGCAACCTGGGCAGCGCCTACCACGCTCAGCGCGACTACGACAAAGCCGTGACGTACCACAGCCGAGTTCTCAAGCTGGCCCGGGAGCTCGGAgacggcgacggcggcggcaggGTGGAGATGAGGGCCTTGGCCGGCCTGGGACACGCCGCCCGATGCGTGCAG GACCTGGACGGAGCGCTGCGCTATCACCGGCGTCAACTGGAAATCGCCGAGGAGCTCGGGGACCCGGGGGCTCGAGGCAGAGCCTCTTCCAACCTGG GCATCGTCCACCAGATGCGCGGCGACTACCACCTCGCCCTGAAGTCCCACAAAGCTGACCTGCTGTGCGCCCAGGAAGTGGGGGACTACGCCGCCCAGGGCCGGGCCTACGGCAACATGGGCAACGCCTACCACGCCCTGGGCCTCTACGAGCAAGCGGCCGGCTTCCACCGGCAGGAGCTGAACATCTCTCTGGAG GTGAACGACCGGGCGTCCCAGGCCTCCACGCACGGCAACCTGGCGGCGGCCTACCAGGCGCTGGGCGCTCCGGACCGGGCCCTCCAACACTACCTGCGCCACCTGAGCGTCTCAAGGGAGCTGGGCGACGTTCAGAGCCAAGCCAGAGCGTTAG CAAACTTGGGCAACTTCCACTGCTGCCGAGGCCACTACGAGGAGGCCTTGCCGTACTACCGCCAGTACTTGCTTCTGGCTCCCGGCCTTGGGGATCCGGAGGCCCAGGGAAAGGTTTGCCACAACCTCGCCTACGGCCACTTCTGCCTGGGACACTACCAAGATGCCGTCAG GTACTACCAGCAAGATCTGGCCTTGGCCATGGAACTTCAGGACAAGCTGGCCCAGGCCAAAGCCTACTGTAACCTGGGCCTGGCCCACAAAGCCTTGGGGGAGTTCAGCAGAGCGCAGGAGTGTCACAACCATCTGCTCCAGATCGCAAAAGCTCTGGACAACACAAAG GCAATCTTCAGGGCTTTGGGCAACCTCGGAGATGTCAGCATTTGTCAAGACGATCTTCAGGGAGCCGCCGGCTTCTACCGACAGCAGTTATCTTTAGCTCACCAGTTCAGCGATCAGAAGATGGAGGCGGACGCCTACTCGGCTCTCGGATCAGTACACAG GCTGCTTGGCCAGCCGGACACGTCCTTGTCCTTCCACAGCCGGGAACTGACCCTGCGCAAGGATCTGGGCGACCCCGGCGGGGAGTGCCGCGCTTTGGCTCGCCTGGCCGCCGTTCACGCCGACCTGGGAGACGGCGACACCAGCCTGCAGTGCTACGAGGCTCAGCTGGGCCTGGCGCGGCAGCGGCTGCGCGACACCCGCCAGGAGGCCCAGGTCCTCGGAAACATGGCCAACGCCGAGATGAACGCGGGCCGCTTTGAGGAAGCCGTCGGCTTCTTGGAGCAGCAGCTGGCCGCCCTGCGGCGCTCGGGTTCCGGAGACGCCGTCCAGCATCGGGGGCAGGCTTACGGGAACATGGCCAAATGCTACGTCGCCCTGGGAGACTTTGACGAGGCCGTGCGGTGCTACCACGAGGCCCTGACGGTGGCTCGGAGtctggagcgagttcaggacCAGGCGGAAGCCTACAGAGGACTCGCCGACGCTCACAG gtcgGCGGGCAACCTGCAGCAAGCTTTGGTGTGCTTGGAGAAGAGGCTGGTGGCAGCTCACCAGCTGGGTGGGCCGGTGGGTGGCGAGGCGCGGGCGTACGGCGACCTGGGCGCCCTGCACGGCCAGATGGGCAACTATGAGCCGGCCTTGTCCTGCCTGGAGCGTGGACTCGCCATCGCTCGCTCGGCCGGG GACAAATCCCTGGAAGCAGAGGCCAGCGATGAGCTGGGCCGACTTTACCAACTGATGGGCGACTACGAGACGGCGCTGCAGTGGCACAGACGATCTCTGGACATGGCGGAGCGGGCGGGATGCGTCAGGGTCCAAACGCGAGCCTCCGCCAACCTGGGAGTGACCTACGAGGCTCTGGGCGACTACCAGCAGGCTCTGCTTCTCCAGGAGCAGCACCTCAGCATGGCGGCGCAGACCAGCGACTTGCTGTCCAAAAGCCGGGCCTACGGCGGCCTGGGGAGGATCCACCACGCGCTGGGCAACGCCACGCAGGCTGTCGCGTACCTCCGGGAAG GTCTTCGCCTGGCCGAGCGGTCAGCCGGCAGAGAAGACGAGGCCGAGATGCGCCACCGCCTCGGCTTGTCTCTGTGGGCTGCCGGGAACCTGGCGGAGGCCCGGCGGCAG CTTCACAGAGCCTCGCTTCTCTTTGAGAGCGTCGGCCGCGAGACGCAGCACGGCGCCGACCGCAAGCGCGCCCTCTTAGAGCTGCAGACGGACTCGTACCAGGCTCTCCAGAGGGTCCTCGTCAGCCTGG GCCACgtggaggaggcgctggccgTAGCGGAGCGAGCCCGGAGGCGGACCTTCGCCCACCTGCCGGTGGGCTCGGACCGGCGTGCCTCGGTCACGGTGGAGCGCATCCTGGAGACGGTCGACAGCCAGAAGGCTACGGTGCTCTACTTCTCGCTGGCGCGAGGCTTCCTGCACAGCTGGCTGCTGGCTCCCGGCTCAG GCGTCGTCGAGTTCAACCAGGCCCGTCTCGGAGCCGACGACGCGCCGGAGTTCCGAGATGGATCCAGCTTGCGGGAGGGCGGCCGGCGATCTCTAGAGCAGTATGTCTGCGCCGCCAGAGAGGTTCTGGGAGTTGACGGAAACCTCAGCAG GATGAACGTGGGCAGCGAGACAGAGAGCCGAGCCGGAGAGGCCGCCGAGCGACGCTTTGACGACGAGCTGGACGGCTACCTGAGCGTGGCGTCCGCCGACAACGTCTCCAACAG CGCCGGCGTTTCTCCGGCCGAGGACGGCTCGTCTtctcctcgccgccgccgcctcggcgTGGACGCCTCTCCTCTTGCCGCCCTCTACGACTTGCTCATCGCGCCGATGGAAGCG GCCCTGCTGCGCGCCGGTGGTCCGGCGGGTCCACGCCGGCAACTGGTTCTGGTCCTGGATGGTGACTTGTACCTGGTGCCCTTCGCCTTGCTCAAAGGCAGCTCGTCCGCCGAGTTCCTGTACCAGATGTTCACTCTGCTCTGCGTGCCGTCGTTAGCCAGCCTGCGAGCTTCCGGGCCACCTGCTCCGCCCTGCCGGCTCGCCGGCTCGGGACTGGTCCTGGTGGGGGCGCCTGGCCCGTGGCGGGGCCACTCGTGGGCTCCGCCGCCGTCGGCCCGGGACGAGGCTCTGTGTCTAGGCGAGCGTCTGGGCTGCGTCCAGCTCGCCCACGCCACCAAGGAGCGCGCCCTCGCCGCCCTGGCGCAGGCGCAGTGCGTTCACTTTGCCACTCACGTCTCCTGGAAGCCGGCCGCCCTGGTGCTGGACCCCGGcggcgaggaggaagaggggggcCGGTGCGTGACGGCAGCGAGCCCGGAAGGAACGAAAGCTTGCGTCGGCGAGGATGCGTGCGAGAGCCGTCCTCCGCTTCGAGACTTCCTCCTCACCGCGGAGGAGATCTTGGAGCTCAACCTGAGTGTGAAGCTGGTGGTCCTTAG GTCCTACCCCGAGTCCGGCGTGCGGCTGACGTGCGACGGCTTGTCGGGTCTGACCGGGGCCTTCCTGTGGGCGGGCGTCCGATGCGTGTGCGTGTCCCTGTGGGCCACGCCGCCGCCCGCTGCCAAACTCTTCATGCAGAGCTTCTACTCGGCGCTGCTCGAGGGCGCCGCGGCCAGCGCCGCGCTGGCCGGCGCCATGAGTACACTCCGCGACAGCAAGGACTTTGCGGACCCCTTCAACTGGGCAG GTTACCTTTTGATGGGCGGCGACGTCCGGCTCAACGGGCCTGAGTCGGCGCTGCGACGGGCCTTGGCGGAGGTTCTCTGCCACGCCGACCGGGCCAGGGACACCTTGAGGGTTCTTCTGCACCTG GTGGAGAAATCTTTGCAGCGCATCCACAGCGGCCACACCAAGCTCCTGTACACGTCGCAGCAGAGCGTAGACGATaag GTCGGCGGCGTGCCCGGGTGGCGCCCCTTGTTGACGGCGGTGGGTTTCCGTCTGGACGCGGGCGGTTCCGGCCGCCCTGCCGCCGTCTTCTTCCCCACGTCGGACCCCGGAGAACGGCTGCAGCGCTGCAGTCTCACCATGCAAGCCCTGCTCG GTCTTAGCGCGGCAGCTTTCGAGGCTCTGTGCAAACTGGTGTCGGCGCCCCAAGCGGGAGAGCCACTCGTACGCGAGGTGAGCGAGCCGACGGCTTTGCGCTTGTGTCAGTCCGACTTTTGCTTTCTTCTCCTTTGCTTCCATACGCGGCAGCTCCATCaggtgctgctgccgctgcagctgcagtCACGTGACGGCCAGAGCGACCAATCGCCGGCCGACGTCTTAGTGTCGctcagcgtgcgtgcgtggaggCTTCCGGGATGCCACGAGTTCCTGGCGGCCCTCG GGTTCGACCTGTGCCAGGTGGGTCGGGAGGACGTTGTGCTGAAGACAGGCAAGCGGGCCAGCAGGCGGGTCATGGCTTTGGCCCTCCGCTCACTGCTGGCGCTTTTCG ACTCGGCAGACCTTCCCGAGCGTGTCGGCACCTACGGCTCGTCCTCGTTGGAGTCTCTGTCGCCCTCTCCGCCGACGCCTCAGCCCACGTCTTATCCCGCCTCGCCGCCTCGTCCTTCCCTCTGCCCAGACGCGCCGAGCGCCGACGCCATCTCCGTCTACAGCCTCGGCTCGCTCGCCTCCTCGCTCGGGTTCTGGCCGCGCCCCGAGCCCGCGGGAAGCGATGTGGTCAGCCGGTGCTCGCAAGCGCAGGAGGGGGCGGCGACGCCTCGCCGCTCCGGCCGACTGGCCAATCTGGGTAAAGGGGAGGCGGGCGACGAGGACCACCGGGGCTACGCCATCATCAGCAGCGAGCCTCTGAGGCCAGAGGACCGTTGCGCCACCGTCAAAGAGCCGCGACGCACGCAGGAAGT CTCGTCTCCTCAGAGGAGCAAAGCGAAGATGAGCGGCCGCGAGGAGGCGGGCGGCGGCATACCCGCAGGACAGCTGGACCCCGAGGAGCTGACTCGCAAGATCCTGGAGGAGACCCGGGTCCACATGCGTGCCGTGGAGATCCTGCAGCGGACCCCTGGGCGGCGTTCTCTCTCGACACCCGTCACTCCCATCCTGAGCAGAGGCGCACGCGCCTTCCAGCCGTCCGAGACCAGCGCCTTCAGCAGACCCCCGAGTAGGACGAGCCTGGCTTCGGCGTCGCTCGGTCCTCTCTCTCCCAGACCGCCGTGCCGCTCCTCTtccctgcagaagctggctccaCCCTCATCCCCCAAACATCTGGCTGGCAGAGCGTCTTCACTTCACCTCAAAGCACCTGCTGCCAGAGATTGTCACGACAAACCTTCACCTGACACCGAGTCCCGGGTCAAACCTTCAACTGGGAGCAAGTGTCATCCAAAAGCTGTCAGCAGCGAGTCCCACCCCAAATTCTCCTTGGCGCCACccccctcctccaccaccaccgccaCTGCAACGGTCCCTCGCTTCAAAAGCTTCAAGGCGGCCCGCCAAGACGAAGGCGCTTCCCCCGCCCGCCTTCTTCCGGCAAAGAAAATGAGCACGGTGAAGAAAGACATTCTGGGTTTGCTGGACCTCTCGTCGCGACATAAGTCCAGCGAGACTTCAGACCGTCTCCCCAGTGTGGACAGCAAAGCGCCTTCCGCTTCCAAAGCTTCCAAACGCACTAAATTTCCTTCTGGCTACAAATTTCTAGCAGGGcattttttcccttcttctAAGTGTTGA